The Thalassotalea piscium sequence GTTCTTTAGCATTCATTGCTGAACATTCAATATGCCAACCCGGTCGCCCAGCTCCCCATGGCGATTCCCAACTTGGCTCTTGCGGCTTTGCTAATTTCCACAATACAAAGTCAAGGGGATTGCGTTTAGTCTCATCAATTTCAGCACGAGAGCCGGCTTGTAGTTGCTCTAAGTTTTGACCACTAAGCTTACCGTAATCTGAAAAGCTTGATACTTCAAACAACACATCACCACTGTCTGCTACATAAGCATGTTTTTTTGCAATTAATGTTTCGATCATCGCAATGATCTCATTCATGTGCGTTGTTACACGTGGTTCAACATCAGGGCGCATCATATTCAATGCATCAAAATCTTCGTGCATTGCAGCAATAGTTCGTTCGGTCAGTTGCTCTGTTGTTTCATTATTTTCGATAGCACGGTTAATTATTTTATCTTCAACATCGGTAATATTACGAACATAATTCACCTCGTAACCTGAGAAACGTAAGTAACGAGCTATGTTATCAAAGCTTATGTACGTGCGAGCATGACCAATATGGCATAAGTCATAAACCGTGCAACCACACACATACAATCCAACTTTACCTTCATTAATCGGTGTAAAAACTTCCTTCTTACGAGTTAAGGTATTGTAGATCTGCAACATGAGGTTTAATGACTCCAATTTATCGCCTTTACTTTTATTGGTATAAGGCTAAGTAAGTGAATCTGACTAATTCAGATAAAAATTTGCGTTATTGTAGCCTAAGAAAAGCAAAGGATCATCACTTCCCTTTACAGATTCGCTCTTTAGGTTACAATTCACCAATAAATTTTTATGAGATAAAACAAATGATCACATTTAAAACAACCATGGGCGATATTAAGATCGCTTTAAACTTTGATAAAGCCCCTATAACTGCTAAAAACTTTCAACAATATGTAGAAGACGGTTTTTACAAAGGCACTATTTTTCACCGCGTAATTAAAGGTTTTATGGTACAAGGCGGTGGTTTTTCTTCAGGTTTAGAAGAAAAAGAAACACGCGAAACCATTAAAAACGAAGCAAGCAATGGCTTGAGTAATAGTCGTGGTACCTTAGCAATGGCTCGTACCAGTGATCCACATTCAGCCTCTGCACAGTTTTTTATTAACTTAGTTGATAATACATTTTTAGACTTTAAAAGTGAGACTGAGCAAGGTTGGGGATATTGTGTGTTTGGTGAAGTTGTTGAAGGCATGGACATAGTAGACAAAATGACTTTAGTTGATACTGGGCGCATGGGTTTTCACGACGATGTGCCTAAAGAAGAAATTGTTGTTGAGTCTACATTAGTAGAATAAACAACTGAATTTAAGCTATACAGGCAAAATAGGTTACAGATGTGATGACATTACAAAATAAACAACCGGTAACCTACTTTATTGCTGACTTACATTTAGCACAAAACAGGCCTGATATTACGGCCTGTTTTTTATCATTCCTTAAAAATGATGCCTTAAACGCACAAACCCTTTATATACTTGGTGACTTATTTGAGTACTGGATTGGTGATGACGATAATTCCCCATTTGTTATAGAAATAGCTAGGGGCTTAAAGGAACTTGCTGATAGTGGAACAGCTATTTACTTTATTCATGGTAATAGAGACTTTTTACTAGGTAAGAGGTTTGCAAAAAAAGCAGGCATGACCCTGTTACCTGAAGTAGATACCATTGAGCTGTATGGTGAAAAAATTGTTATTTTACATGGCGACACTTTGTGTACTAAAGATGTTGCTTATCAAAAATTTAGAAAAAAATCACGTACTTGGTGGTGGCAAACTATGATAAAAAGTTTGCCTTTATTTGTACGAAGAAAAATTGCAGAGAATTATCGAAAACAAAGCGCTAATGCTACCGCAATGAAGTCGCAAGATATTATGGATGTTACCGAGTCTGAAGTAGAAAAGTGTCTTGAACAGCACCAAAGCCTACTAATGATACATGGCCATACGCATAGGCCTAATATTCATAACGTTAATGTAAATGGTAAGCAAGCAAAACGAATTGTGCTGGGTGATTGGTACGAACAAGGTGCTTGGTTAAAGTTTGATAAAAACGGTTATCAGTTATTATATACACCATTAGAACAACTAAAGTCACTTTGATATTTGAGGCTATATTAGTCTGACTTTCCACGGCGTGGATCAACTCTCCCTCCAGTAACTTTATCAGCCCTTCCCTCAAGCTTTGCTTTTTCAGCACGTCGCTTACGCACCTCTTTTGGATCAGCAATTAACGGCCGATAAATTTCTATACGATCTAAATCATTTACAACATCAGTTAATTTAGCTGAGCGATTCCAAATACCTACGTTATGTTTAGTAAGGTCAATTTCTTTAAAAATTG is a genomic window containing:
- a CDS encoding peptidylprolyl isomerase, producing MITFKTTMGDIKIALNFDKAPITAKNFQQYVEDGFYKGTIFHRVIKGFMVQGGGFSSGLEEKETRETIKNEASNGLSNSRGTLAMARTSDPHSASAQFFINLVDNTFLDFKSETEQGWGYCVFGEVVEGMDIVDKMTLVDTGRMGFHDDVPKEEIVVESTLVE
- a CDS encoding UDP-2,3-diacylglucosamine diphosphatase, giving the protein MTLQNKQPVTYFIADLHLAQNRPDITACFLSFLKNDALNAQTLYILGDLFEYWIGDDDNSPFVIEIARGLKELADSGTAIYFIHGNRDFLLGKRFAKKAGMTLLPEVDTIELYGEKIVILHGDTLCTKDVAYQKFRKKSRTWWWQTMIKSLPLFVRRKIAENYRKQSANATAMKSQDIMDVTESEVEKCLEQHQSLLMIHGHTHRPNIHNVNVNGKQAKRIVLGDWYEQGAWLKFDKNGYQLLYTPLEQLKSL
- a CDS encoding RnfH family protein; amino-acid sequence: MTTKKIDTQTEQGNQIQVEVVYGVPHKQEIITISVKQGTTIAQAIDLSGIKSIFKEIDLTKHNVGIWNRSAKLTDVVNDLDRIEIYRPLIADPKEVRKRRAEKAKLEGRADKVTGGRVDPRRGKSD